One Vibrio campbellii CAIM 519 = NBRC 15631 = ATCC 25920 genomic window carries:
- a CDS encoding metalloregulator ArsR/SmtB family transcription factor, which yields MLPHQFFKLLSDETRVRCLMLVVREGETCVGDLAHALQQSQPKISRHLAQLRSNGILVDKRQGQWVYYELSDQLPGWMQKLIDDLVASNCLKQEYQDDISRLQDKARAACC from the coding sequence ATGCTTCCACATCAGTTCTTCAAACTTCTTTCCGACGAGACTCGTGTGCGCTGCTTAATGTTGGTGGTTCGTGAAGGGGAAACCTGTGTTGGTGATTTGGCTCATGCATTACAACAAAGCCAGCCCAAGATTTCTCGCCATCTGGCCCAGCTAAGATCGAATGGTATTTTAGTTGATAAACGTCAGGGGCAATGGGTGTACTACGAGCTGTCCGATCAATTACCGGGATGGATGCAAAAATTGATTGATGACTTGGTGGCCTCGAACTGTTTGAAGCAAGAGTACCAAGACGATATTTCACGTTTACAAGACAAAGCTCGTGCAGCGTGCTGTTAA
- a CDS encoding EAL and HDOD domain-containing protein, with amino-acid sequence MKNAYVARQPIFNRKRQTLGYELLFRDGESNAYPAHIDSNRATYRLIVENFLSVGTNPLIASSRCFINFPQQSLLRRLPRSLPKNKIVVEVLETCQPTDELLEAIRELYREGYLIALDDFTLTDEWRRFLPYVHIVKLDIMAMGLKNACDLVKKHTKKRTKYHFLAERVETEAEFEATKEAGFKFFQGYFFSKPEVMQTKYVSPEQVLALKLFREVCVPDPDFGRIENIITQDVTLSYKLLRFVNTQSTTLEVTITSFRQALIYLGQEKLKMFVSLVVASYISSSKPRELYNLSLQRAQFCEAMSRYQPFAHLNEQGFMIGLLSILDAMLDLSVESLVGQLPLSPSVQQALLHRQGEYGALLAIEECYERADWAGVEQFSQQLGLSVDDVKSELGEAVRWSQTFSGA; translated from the coding sequence TTGTTGTTCCGTGATGGTGAAAGTAATGCATATCCTGCACACATCGATTCAAACAGGGCGACATACCGATTGATTGTAGAGAATTTTCTCTCTGTCGGAACCAATCCTCTGATTGCATCGTCACGATGCTTCATCAACTTCCCTCAACAGAGCTTGTTGCGTCGGCTACCAAGAAGTTTGCCGAAAAACAAAATCGTGGTTGAGGTACTCGAAACCTGCCAACCGACCGATGAACTGCTTGAAGCCATTCGCGAACTTTACCGTGAAGGCTATTTGATTGCGCTCGATGACTTCACTTTGACTGACGAATGGCGTCGCTTTCTGCCTTATGTTCATATCGTGAAACTCGACATCATGGCGATGGGGCTGAAAAATGCGTGCGATTTAGTAAAGAAGCACACCAAAAAGCGCACCAAATACCACTTTTTGGCTGAGCGGGTCGAAACCGAAGCTGAGTTTGAAGCGACCAAAGAGGCGGGCTTTAAATTCTTCCAAGGCTACTTTTTCAGTAAGCCCGAAGTGATGCAGACTAAATATGTGAGCCCCGAACAAGTGCTGGCGCTTAAGTTATTCAGAGAAGTATGCGTGCCCGATCCAGACTTTGGCCGGATTGAAAACATCATTACCCAAGATGTCACGCTGTCGTATAAGTTACTGCGTTTTGTGAACACACAATCGACTACGTTGGAAGTGACCATCACGTCATTCCGCCAAGCCTTGATTTACCTTGGGCAAGAAAAGCTCAAAATGTTTGTCTCACTAGTGGTAGCGTCTTATATCTCTAGTAGCAAGCCGCGAGAGTTGTACAACTTATCTCTGCAACGCGCTCAATTCTGTGAAGCCATGTCGCGCTATCAACCTTTTGCCCATCTCAACGAGCAGGGTTTTATGATCGGCTTATTGTCGATTCTCGATGCCATGCTCGATTTGTCTGTCGAATCTTTAGTTGGACAGTTGCCGTTAAGTCCTTCCGTGCAGCAAGCCTTGTTGCATCGCCAAGGTGAATACGGCGCGTTACTGGCAATCGAAGAGTGCTACGAGCGTGCCGATTGGGCGGGCGTGGAGCAATTCTCCCAGCAACTCGGTCTTTCTGTCGATGACGTGAAGTCTGAACTTGGCGAAGCCGTGCGCTGGAGCCAGACCTTTTCTGGCGCCTAA